In the Desulfuromonadaceae bacterium genome, one interval contains:
- the clpA gene encoding ATP-dependent Clp protease ATP-binding subunit ClpA codes for MFSQSVQIAFSLAVREAQRRHHEYLTAEHVLYAILFEESGQEIIRGCGGEVESLRTLLDEFLTTQLEAFPEHEDEVEIPDQTIALQRILQRTILHMNSAGQHEVGLGDVLAAIMEEKNSHAAWFLLQQGITRLDVLDYISHRVSKASTGAVEAPGSAAPPGESGPAPEGGKGGAKRDPLAAFTVNLVARARAGKIDPLIGRTRELQRTAQVLCRRRKNNPIFVGDPGVGKTALAEGLALMIQAGDAPDLLLERDIYALDLGALLAGTKFRGDFEERLKAVVNALRKQEGAILFIDEIHTIIGAGATSGGSLDASNILKPLLADGELRCIGSTTYEEYKNLFEKDRALSRRFQKIDVPEPSVEETVAILKGLRSQYAEHHGATYSDAALRAAAELSSRHINYRYLPDKAIDVIDEAGAAFRLSGGSGTIGVAEIEAVVAGMARIPERTVSLTDRRRLKYLDRDLKRQVFGQDVALEALARSVLRGRAGLGHPERPVGSFLFTGPTGVGKTEAARQLARQLGVEFIRFDMSEYMEKHSVARLIGAPPGYVGFDQGGLLTDAVVKSPYAVLLLDEIEKAHPDLFNILLQIMDHGTLTDNNGKQADFRNVVLIMTSNVGAREMSATPIGFGDIALGNANREVEKMFSPEFRNRLDDIISFKHLDQGVMEKVVEKFVRELCERLGERKVSLTLSAAARTALARRGYDPVFGARPLARLIESEIADALVNELLFGKLRKGGKVNIGLRNAKLQFRITPPVRH; via the coding sequence ATGTTCAGCCAGTCAGTGCAGATTGCTTTTTCTCTTGCGGTGCGTGAAGCTCAGCGGCGTCATCACGAATATCTGACCGCTGAACATGTGCTTTATGCCATCCTTTTTGAAGAGAGCGGGCAGGAGATCATTCGCGGCTGCGGTGGTGAAGTTGAGTCGTTGCGAACGCTCCTCGACGAGTTTCTTACCACCCAGCTGGAAGCCTTTCCCGAACACGAGGATGAGGTCGAGATCCCGGACCAGACTATCGCTCTGCAGCGGATTCTGCAACGCACCATTCTGCACATGAACTCCGCCGGTCAGCATGAGGTCGGACTTGGTGATGTGCTGGCAGCGATCATGGAAGAAAAGAACTCCCACGCCGCATGGTTTTTGCTCCAGCAGGGGATTACCCGGCTGGATGTCCTTGACTACATTTCTCATCGGGTGTCGAAAGCTTCGACCGGCGCGGTGGAGGCACCGGGGAGCGCAGCTCCTCCGGGAGAATCCGGGCCTGCCCCGGAAGGGGGCAAGGGTGGGGCGAAACGCGATCCGCTGGCGGCATTTACCGTCAACCTGGTGGCACGGGCCAGGGCGGGCAAGATCGACCCGTTGATCGGGCGCACCCGCGAATTGCAACGTACCGCCCAGGTGCTCTGTCGACGGCGCAAGAACAACCCGATCTTTGTCGGCGATCCGGGGGTGGGAAAGACCGCTCTGGCCGAAGGGCTGGCGCTGATGATCCAGGCGGGGGACGCCCCTGATCTGTTGCTGGAACGCGATATCTACGCCCTCGATCTCGGTGCGCTGCTGGCCGGAACAAAATTTCGCGGTGATTTCGAGGAACGACTCAAGGCGGTGGTCAACGCACTGCGTAAACAGGAAGGTGCGATTCTCTTCATTGACGAGATTCATACGATCATCGGTGCCGGAGCGACCAGCGGTGGCTCCCTGGATGCCTCCAATATTCTCAAACCGCTGCTCGCCGACGGCGAGTTGCGCTGTATCGGTTCCACGACGTACGAAGAATACAAAAATTTGTTCGAAAAAGATCGCGCCTTATCCAGACGTTTCCAGAAGATCGATGTGCCGGAACCTTCGGTGGAAGAGACGGTTGCGATTCTTAAAGGCTTGCGCTCGCAGTACGCCGAGCATCACGGGGCCACCTACAGCGATGCCGCGCTGCGGGCAGCGGCTGAGCTGTCGTCACGGCACATCAACTACCGTTATCTGCCGGACAAAGCCATCGATGTGATCGATGAAGCGGGTGCGGCGTTTCGGCTCAGCGGTGGCAGTGGAACGATTGGCGTGGCCGAAATCGAAGCTGTCGTTGCCGGCATGGCACGGATTCCGGAACGTACGGTCTCGCTGACCGATCGCCGCCGACTGAAGTATCTGGATCGTGACTTAAAGCGCCAGGTTTTCGGCCAGGATGTTGCGCTGGAAGCGTTGGCGCGGTCGGTACTGCGCGGACGGGCCGGTCTCGGTCATCCGGAACGGCCAGTTGGTTCATTCCTCTTTACCGGTCCGACCGGTGTTGGCAAGACCGAAGCGGCCCGTCAACTGGCGCGTCAGCTCGGGGTGGAGTTTATTCGCTTCGACATGAGTGAATACATGGAAAAACACTCTGTTGCGCGGCTGATCGGCGCGCCCCCTGGTTATGTTGGTTTCGACCAGGGCGGTTTGCTGACTGACGCGGTCGTTAAATCGCCCTACGCGGTGTTGCTCCTTGACGAGATTGAAAAGGCTCACCCTGATCTGTTCAATATCCTGTTGCAGATTATGGATCACGGCACCCTGACCGACAACAACGGCAAGCAAGCTGATTTTCGTAATGTCGTGTTGATCATGACCAGCAATGTCGGTGCGCGGGAAATGAGTGCCACGCCAATCGGCTTCGGCGATATCGCGTTGGGTAATGCCAACCGCGAAGTGGAAAAGATGTTTTCCCCCGAATTCCGCAACCGCCTCGACGACATCATCTCCTTCAAGCATCTTGATCAGGGGGTGATGGAGAAGGTTGTCGAGAAATTTGTTCGCGAATTGTGTGAACGGCTTGGCGAACGCAAGGTCTCCCTGACCCTCTCGGCTGCGGCGCGAACCGCTCTGGCCCGGCGCGGCTACGATCCGGTCTTCGGCGCACGTCCGCTGGCGCGGCTGATCGAAAGCGAAATCGCCGATGCGCTGGTCAACGAGCTGCTCTTCGGCAAGCTGCGCAAGGGTGGCAAGGTCAATATCGGTTTGCGTAATGCCAAGCTGCAATTCCGCATAACCCCCCCGGTCCGTCATTAA
- a CDS encoding ATP-dependent Clp protease adaptor ClpS produces the protein MEFVVTVLETVFRKSPTEANRIMLHVHVKGAGVCGHYPYAVAETKVAKVHALARTEGYPLRCSLEEV, from the coding sequence TACGGTGCTGGAGACCGTTTTTCGCAAGTCACCCACCGAGGCTAACCGGATCATGTTGCATGTTCATGTCAAGGGGGCGGGGGTCTGCGGACATTATCCTTACGCAGTGGCTGAAACCAAGGTCGCCAAGGTCCATGCTCTGGCGCGCACCGAAGGTTATCCTTTGCGGTGCAGTCTCGAAGAGGTCTAG